One segment of Pleuronectes platessa chromosome 21, fPlePla1.1, whole genome shotgun sequence DNA contains the following:
- the pgap3 gene encoding post-GPI attachment to proteins factor 3, with product MASASPRCTSVRPPALLAAVALLLLSVTAVRSSQGDKEPVYRDCVKLCVRTNCTGARLRGFQSAQPQYMALTGWTCRDDCSYQCMWTTVGLYQAEGYRVPQFHGKWPFTRFLCFEEPASALASLLNGLACLLMLLRYRSMVPRQSPMYRTINAFSLVSLNAWFWSTVFHTRDTYLTEKMDYFCATAVILYSIYLCCVRTVGLRRPGVSSMVGVLLILAFTSHVSYLTFVSFDYGYNMAANVSIGMVNLLWWLCWCWQNRRTLPYWWKCGLVVVLLHGLALLELLDFPPMHWVLDAHAVWHLSTIPVHFLFYSFLIDDSLYLLNTEKMGVKVE from the exons ATGGCCTCGGCGTCCCCCCGCTGCACATCTGTCCGCCCCCCCGCTCTGCTGGCCGCGGTCGCCCTGCTCCTGCTGTCGGTGACCGCGGTTCGCTCCTCTCAGGGCGACAAGGAGCCGGTGTACCGGGACTGCGTGAAGCTGTGCGTCCGGACCAACTGCACCGGAGCCCGGCTGCGGGGCTTCCAGTCCGCCCAGCCGCAGTACATGGCGCTGACAG GTTGGACTTGCCGTGATGACTGTAGCTACCAGTGCATGTGGACCACCGTGGGTCTTTACCAGGCCGAGGGCTACAGAGTCCCCCAGTTCCACGGCAAG tgGCCGTTTACGCGCTTCCTGTGTTTTGAAGAGCCAGCGTCTGCCCTGGCCTCTCTGCTCAACGGCCTGGCTTGCCTTCTCATGCTGCTGCGCTATCGGAGCATGGTGCCACGCCAGAGCCCCATGTACCGCACTATCAACGCCTTCTCTCTG gTATCTCTCAACGCCTGGTTTTGGTCAACAGTGTTTCACACCCGGGACACGTATCTCACTGAG AAAATGGATTATTTCTGTGCAACAGCGGTGATTCTTTACTCAATCTACCTGTGCTGTGTCAG AACTGTGGGTCTGAGGCGACCCGGGGTCTCCAGCATGGTGGGAGTCCTGCTCATCCTGGCCTTCACCTCGCACGTGTCCTACTTGACCTTCGTCAGCTTTGACTACGGCTACAACATGGCTGCTAACGTCAGCATCG GTATGGTGAACCTCCTGTGGTGGCTGTGTTGGTGTTGGCAGAACCGGCGGACGCTGCCGTACTGGTGGAAGTGCGGcctggtggtggtgctgctTCACGGCCTGGcccttctggagctgctggaCTTCCCCCCGATGCACTGGGTTCTGGATGCTCATGCAGTGTGGCACCTCAGCACCATCCCAGTGCACTTCCTTTTCTACAG tttCCTGATCGACGACAGCCTCTACTTATTGAACACAGAGAAGATGGGTGTCAAAGTCGAGTAG